A region of the Rhizobium binae genome:
CATAATTTCCCATTACCTGGCGCTGCCTCCTCTCGGCGACGGGTAATCCTGCCGCTGGTCGAGCTTCACTGCTCCCAGCGGCTTTCGCTATTTCTTGAGACGCTCGGCCGCCTTGTTAGCCTCGCTTCGGTCTGACCCATGACGCTTTACGATCTTCTCGGCCTCGTCGCGACTTATCCCATGTTTCCTGGCGAAATAGCGGACTTCGTAAGGTTCGCTCGCAGAAATCCTTCTGCGATCTGCGGCGCCTCGCTTGGACTTGTCATCGGCCATCTTCTTTTCCTCCAATGGAGGAGACCGAACGCTTGAGCAGTTCGACGGTTCCTCGCGGCTGCTCCACTGCGATTGCGGTGTTGAGCGGCCGCTTTCGTTTTCAGGGAATGAAGTCAAGGCGCTCGTGATCTAGGACGAGGCGATCAGCTTGGCGGATCTTACTTGCAGTCAGCATTCGCTGATTTGAAAACTCCGTTGGAAGAAACTGAGTTGCGTAGCGCTCGGGCCCATTGAAAACGACCTGTCCCACACCTTTTGTGAAGTCGATTTCGAAGAACAAAAGGTAATCTGCTTTGGTTTCCGTTTTACGGAAAGCAGGACCACGGCTCGTTCCCGTAGCTTTCACTTGGACGGTAGAAATTCCATCGGCAGTGTATCCATCAATCCCGGGATGGGATTTGGTTTCCACCAACCTCACGCCAAAGTGCTTAACGGCAAGCGCTTCGCCAAGGTCTCCGACCAGATTGCCATCGAACGTAAAATGAAGCTTTACCGCCGGACTGTGATGCGTCCGTAAGATATCATCGTAATGATCGCGCAGTTTATTTCTGGCCGCAATCAAGTCTGAAAGCATCGGGATTTCAATTGTTCTCATGTAACATCTTCATTCGCGGTCTCACGGCGCTCACATTAATATGGCCAGCTTAAAACGCAGTGAAGATGCCGAGAAATATAGACGTCTCTATCGAACTGCCGCCTGGCGCCGCATCCGCCATCAGCAGCTAGCCCTTCAACCCCTATGCGAGTGGTGCCTCGAGCGCGAGGTCGTTACCGAAGCGACGGAGGTGCACCATGGCGAAGCGCATCGGGGAAACCTTGAGCTCTTCTTCAACGGCCCCTTCATCTCAACATGCAAACCTTGTCACTCCTCGCGAGGGCAGCGTGAAGACCTTGGTCAGACGGTACTGCGCTTCGGGCCGGACGGCTGGCCCCTCTGACGGGGAGGGGTGTTCCATTCTTACGGAATGCCGCCGCCAGCGAACCGGCGCCCCCGCATCGCGCACGCATCTGCATTTCAAAATATGACCCCTCGTAAGGATTTCGTCCCATGGCAAGACCGAGGAGTCCTCTCGGCAAAGCCAAAGCCGAGGGGCGAGACACAATCAATCGTGGCCGCTTCAAACAGCGCAAGGAGCCGGGCGCCAATGAGCCGCTCGGGCCGCCCCCGAAATGGATCGTCGACAA
Encoded here:
- a CDS encoding DUF3606 domain-containing protein, with protein sequence MADDKSKRGAADRRRISASEPYEVRYFARKHGISRDEAEKIVKRHGSDRSEANKAAERLKK
- a CDS encoding DUF6998 domain-containing protein, which encodes MRTIEIPMLSDLIAARNKLRDHYDDILRTHHSPAVKLHFTFDGNLVGDLGEALAVKHFGVRLVETKSHPGIDGYTADGISTVQVKATGTSRGPAFRKTETKADYLLFFEIDFTKGVGQVVFNGPERYATQFLPTEFSNQRMLTASKIRQADRLVLDHERLDFIP